One window of Dendropsophus ebraccatus isolate aDenEbr1 chromosome 13, aDenEbr1.pat, whole genome shotgun sequence genomic DNA carries:
- the LOC138770423 gene encoding Fc receptor-like protein 5: MSCDVASTIGEELRYIWYKDSHPVYNGKSYTIYNAGTSHGGSYRCETSNGGRSDPVRLDVSDDWLILQTPLYVYEGDDITIRCHHYPKYKGKDTKFYKDNRLIRDRGDAEYHIVNVDGNTAGTYRCVKKVNSYALYYEYEDKVPVSVEELFTTPRIKVTPDPVFKENNMTITCETSLHPHRQNTQLQVTFYREGQIVLGSGVSDIYGVYNVQLEDSGKYSCEVETTDRRVRKRSAEQVIKIEELFSHPYITVTNYLYEGDHMTLTCNTTLSPYIKSTEVQFAFYKDERTVKEFNSSDKYEVQFANLKDSGNYTCEIKTSRNSAMRRSYGSNILVKELFPPPLLTVFPETVSDGDTMTLSCDTNLSGYRQNTDLQYAFYRDGVKVQGFNSTNTYKVLFIWVEHSGTYTCEIRTSTSSVRKESQRLHIQASHGYSLLTILSVSSGLLLLIVMTFVIVYLFCKRWSSKKNPQPTTAADNENFVEDEVTYTVLNMKRKPQNNLPKDTESNTVYAEVRFNAKHQVKAPRGTCDTSADIYQNISSHKANHLRM; encoded by the exons ATGAGCTGTGATgtggcatctactataggagaggagCTGAGGTATATATGGTACAAAGACTCTCATCCTGTATACAATGGGAAAtcctatacaatatacaatgcTGGAACATCACACGGGGGAAGTTACCGATGTGAGACCAGTAATGGAGGAAGAAGTGACCCTGTTAGACTGGATGTTAGTGATG ATTGGCTCATCCTGCAGACCCCTCTATATGTCTATGAAGGAGATGACATAACGATTAGATGTCACCACTATCCTAAATACAAAGGAAAAGATACAAAGTTCTACAAAGATAACAGACTCATCAGAGACCGGGGAGATGCAGAATATCATATAGTAAATGTAGACGGGAATACGGCCGGAACATACAGATGTGTAAAGAAAGTCAATTCTTATGCACTGTATTATGAGTATGAAGACAAAGTTCCTGTATCAGTTGAAG AGCTGTTCACAACTCCAAGAATAAAAGTGACCCCAGACCCTGTGTTTAAGGAGAATAACATGACCATAACCTGTGAGACAAGTCTCCATCCTCATAGACAGAATACACAACTGCAGGTTACTTTCTATAGAGAAGGACAGATTGTTCTGGGATCTGGTGTCAGTGATATCTATGGAGTCTACAATGTTCAGCTGGAGGATTCTGGGAAATATTCATGTGAAGTAGAAACTACAGATAGGAGAGTAAGGAAGAGAAGTGCAGAGCAAGTAATCAAGATAGAGG AGCTATTCTCCCATCCATATATTACTGTGACCAATTACTTGTATGAAGGAGATCACATGACCCTGACATGTAACACAACTCTAAGTCCATACATAAAGTCTACAGAAGTGCAATTTGCTTTCTACAAAGATGAACGGACGGTTAAGGAATTTAATTCATCTGACAAATACGAAGTTCAGTTCGCAAACTTGAAGGATTCTGGGAATTATACCTGTGAAATAAAAACCTCACGTAATTCTGCAATGAGGAGAAGTTATGGGTCTAACATATTGGTAAAAG AGCTCTTCCCTCCTCCATTACTGACGGTATTTCCAGAGACGGTCAGTGATGGGGATACCATGACCCTAAGCTGTGACACTAATCTCAGTGGCTATAGACAGAACACAGATCTGCAGTATGCCTTCTACAGAGATGGGGTGAAGGTTCAAGGATTTAACTCTACTAATACATATAAAGTTCTGTTCATTTGGGTGGAACATTCTGGAACATATACATGTGAGATCCGAACATCAACCAGCAGTGTAAGGAAGGAGAGTCAGAGACTACACATACAAG CATCACATGGATATTCTCTATTGACCATCCTATCTGTAAGTTCGGGGCTCTTACTACTCATCGTCATGACTTTTGTTATTGTGTACCTATTCTGTAAGCGTTGGTCATCCAAAAAGAACCCTCAACCAACAACAG CCGCTGACAACGAAAACTTTGTTGAAGATGAAGTCACTTATACTGTCCTTAACATGAAGAGGAAACCACAAA ataatTTGCCAAAGGACACTGAATCT AACACTGTCTATGCTGAAGTACGCTTCAATGCTAAACACCAAGTCAAGGCTCCTCGAGGAACGTGTGACACTTCAGCCGATATCTATCAGAACATCAGCTCCCACAAAGCAAATCATCTCCGGATGTGA